The window CGGCCGGCCTTCAGCGGTACAAGCCCGCGATGCAGCAGTGACGCCACGGTGGCGATCGTCGGGTGACCGGCCATCGGGATTTCGCGGGTGGCGAGGTAGTAACGGGCACCGAAGTCGGCCTTCTCGGACGGAACAATGTAAGCACACTCGGACAGACTGGTCTCGCGCACGAGAGCCAATCGGTCTTCAATGCCGAGATCTGCGGCCTCGTGGACAACGACACAGGCGTTGCCGCCGAATGGCTGGCTGGTAAAGGCATCGACCCAGTCGAAGGCGTATGTGGGCATCGTTGGCTCCTCAGTTGTGGCGGAGTTTGGTTGCGACCCACGAGTTGGGCAAGGGGCGTTTCCATGACTTTTGCTGAAACGCGATATCACCGGGCGGGGATGGAGCTTGATCGGCGGGCGGTTTTGTGGCGGGGTCCGACGGGCAAACATAAGGAGCGGCGGATGCCCGAATTTCACATGATCGCCAGCGGCCCGACGCCCGTGGCACCCTTCAGCCATGCGGTGGAGGCCGATGGCTGGGTGATGCTGACGGGGCAGATGCCGACCTGGCCCGGCGAACCGGAGCGGGCTTTGCCGGAGGGCATTGTCGCCCAGACTCAGCGGGTGATGGACAACCTCGAACTCATTCTGAAGGGCATTGGCATGTCGCTGGCTGATGTCTTGCAATGCCGGTGCTACCTGACGGAATTCGAACGGGATTACGGGGCGTTCAACGAGACATACAGCGCCCGGTTCTCCGAGCATCGTCGACCGGCCCGGACGACCATCGGCGTCACGGCGCTGGCGGTCGGCGCGCTGGTGGAGATCGACATGGTGGCGAAGCGGCCCTGATGGTTGCGGCAAGTGAGATCGGAGTGGCTGGCTGGCGTCTGTGGCTGACCGAATTCTGGTGGTTCGGAGTGCGACAGGCCTGGGCCTGCCTGTTCGGCGGGCTGATGCTGGCGCTCATCGTCGCCACACATTTCTTCTGGCCCGATGGCGCCGTGCTGCATCGCTACGACTTCCTGTTTCTGGCGGCGCTTATCGTGCAGGCGGGCCTGCTGGCACTCGGACTGGAAAGCTGGGAGGAGGCGCGGGTGATCCTGCTGTTCCACGTTGTGGGCACGGCGATGGAACTGTTCAAGACCTACGCAGGCAGCTGGATCTATCCGGAGGAAGCGATCTTCCGTATCGGCGGAGTGCCGTTGTTC of the Algicella marina genome contains:
- a CDS encoding RidA family protein; the encoded protein is MPEFHMIASGPTPVAPFSHAVEADGWVMLTGQMPTWPGEPERALPEGIVAQTQRVMDNLELILKGIGMSLADVLQCRCYLTEFERDYGAFNETYSARFSEHRRPARTTIGVTALAVGALVEIDMVAKRP